One stretch of Roseovarius mucosus DNA includes these proteins:
- a CDS encoding DMT family transporter: protein MNTHLKGLIITALGVLFVVPDSLFVRLIDGDAASIAFWRGITAGSVILTGVLLFQGFRGIREVAKTGKHGLLYTFLIAITAPGFVFAVSLTSVANVVFILASMPVFAAIFSRIFLGESISKRMVLTMAGVFAGLGVIAWGSGETHGAHWHGDLIALGVSASFAGAMTTARQLRAVSMIPAIPLAFLGASLAIWPAAQPMTVWHANWPLILAHGAFISVSTCLLTLGPRYLASAEVALLILLESVLAPLLVWAVIGEDPGPWAILGGVVVIGALFASNLWALAHNRRLRNRPQPRTGPPV, encoded by the coding sequence ATGAATACGCATCTCAAAGGTCTGATCATCACCGCGCTCGGCGTGCTGTTCGTCGTGCCGGATTCGCTCTTTGTGCGGCTGATCGACGGCGACGCCGCCAGCATCGCCTTTTGGCGTGGCATCACGGCGGGGTCCGTCATCCTGACGGGCGTGCTGCTGTTTCAAGGGTTTCGGGGCATCCGCGAGGTTGCGAAAACCGGCAAGCATGGTTTGCTTTATACCTTTCTGATTGCCATCACCGCCCCCGGCTTTGTCTTTGCCGTAAGCCTGACCAGCGTCGCCAATGTGGTCTTTATCCTTGCCTCCATGCCGGTCTTTGCTGCGATTTTCAGCCGGATTTTTCTGGGCGAGTCCATCAGCAAACGCATGGTATTGACCATGGCAGGGGTGTTTGCGGGGCTTGGCGTGATCGCTTGGGGCTCGGGCGAGACGCATGGCGCGCATTGGCATGGCGATCTGATCGCGCTTGGCGTGTCGGCCAGCTTTGCCGGGGCGATGACCACGGCGCGGCAGTTGCGCGCGGTGTCGATGATCCCGGCTATTCCGCTGGCCTTTCTCGGGGCGTCGCTCGCGATCTGGCCTGCGGCACAGCCCATGACCGTCTGGCACGCCAACTGGCCCCTTATTCTGGCACATGGGGCGTTTATCAGCGTCTCAACCTGCCTGCTCACGCTGGGCCCGCGCTATCTGGCCTCGGCAGAGGTGGCGCTGCTCATCCTGCTCGAATCCGTCTTGGCACCGCTTCTCGTCTGGGCGGTGATCGGCGAAGACCCGGGGCCTTGGGCCATCCTCGGGGGTGTCGTGGTGATTGGCGCGCTCTTTGCGTCAAACCTCTGGGCGCTAGCGCATAACCGGCGCTTGCGCAACAGGCCACAGCCCCGCACCGGCCCGCCGGTCTGA
- a CDS encoding GNAT family N-acetyltransferase, producing MTDRTRKPFLTGQAPAPSMQSRWDGVLTPEQKAWCDARDIALAYDPLQIGWVIADIDSTCLRSTPATPLSWKVKTPGLLNFRRWQPSDVPAYMRLLSDPEVWQHMYEAWPGTLTQALARDLIDISGLSDHHDVLAVTLDAQPIGQMRLAFGADASSSDTAEISYWLGRDYWGRGLGRDLVHRATRRAFADHAWLYRLVAFVHPDNVASAKCLRAAGYHDRGHRDDGWQCFVIYRDT from the coding sequence GTGACTGATCGGACCAGAAAACCATTCCTGACGGGGCAGGCCCCTGCACCGTCGATGCAAAGCCGATGGGACGGCGTTCTGACACCCGAGCAAAAAGCGTGGTGTGATGCGCGCGACATCGCCCTTGCCTATGATCCGCTGCAAATTGGCTGGGTTATCGCCGACATAGACAGCACGTGCTTGCGGTCTACGCCTGCCACTCCCTTGTCATGGAAGGTCAAAACGCCGGGCCTTTTGAATTTCCGGCGCTGGCAGCCCTCGGATGTGCCGGCCTATATGCGGCTTTTGTCCGACCCCGAAGTCTGGCAGCACATGTATGAGGCATGGCCCGGCACCCTGACACAGGCGCTGGCACGCGACCTGATCGACATCTCAGGTCTGAGCGATCATCACGATGTTCTGGCCGTCACACTTGATGCGCAGCCCATCGGGCAGATGCGGCTTGCCTTTGGCGCGGATGCCAGCAGCAGCGATACCGCCGAAATCAGCTATTGGCTGGGCCGTGACTATTGGGGCCGCGGTCTTGGGCGGGATCTGGTGCACCGCGCCACACGGCGTGCATTTGCGGATCATGCCTGGCTTTATCGTCTGGTTGCCTTTGTTCATCCCGACAATGTGGCATCGGCAAAATGTCTGCGCGCGGCGGGCTATCACGACCGGGGCCACCGCGATGACGGGTGGCAGTGTTTCGTGATCTATCGCGACACCTGA
- a CDS encoding SCP2 sterol-binding domain-containing protein translates to MSAIIDDYITTLTPRAKGHIRGLAKLVITGHGSVMLSEAGARAGDEAADVVLSASDEVFRNILSGAQNPVMAYMSGKLKVEGNVQRALKVSAILTAQG, encoded by the coding sequence ATGAGTGCCATCATCGACGACTATATCACGACGCTCACGCCCCGCGCCAAGGGCCATATCAGAGGCCTCGCCAAGCTTGTGATTACAGGCCACGGCAGCGTCATGCTCAGCGAGGCAGGCGCGCGCGCCGGGGATGAAGCGGCGGATGTGGTTCTAAGCGCCAGCGACGAGGTGTTTCGCAACATCCTGTCTGGCGCACAAAACCCGGTCATGGCTTATATGTCAGGCAAGCTGAAGGTTGAGGGCAATGTGCAACGCGCACTCAAAGTCAGTGCGATCCTGACGGCTCAGGGATAG
- a CDS encoding asparaginase, with amino-acid sequence MTNAVPFTEIWRGPSPESVHLGHAVICDAGGAIVEAWGNPSETILPRSSCKMLQALPLITSGAADAHGLTSEQLALSCASHNGAAIHTERVNRWLSDLGLSDDDLRCGAHDPQDKAAHKSLLCSGTSPCQVHNNCSGKHAGFLTLNRHLGGSADYIDPSHPVQRAVLEAFEEATGETSPYFGIDGCSAPNHASSLHGMARAMAWFAGASDSGDVAERAAVRLWQAMVAHPELVAGEGRACTELMRACSEPVALKTGAEAFFIAILPRRKLGVALKIVDGGTRGAECAIASILVRLGVLDPEHPAARKYRNAPIVNWRGIETGMIRPAAALA; translated from the coding sequence ATGACCAATGCTGTCCCGTTCACCGAAATCTGGCGCGGCCCCTCGCCTGAGAGCGTGCACCTTGGGCATGCGGTGATTTGCGACGCTGGGGGCGCGATTGTCGAGGCTTGGGGCAACCCTTCCGAGACGATCCTACCGCGCTCGTCGTGCAAGATGCTCCAAGCTTTACCGCTGATCACCAGCGGGGCGGCGGATGCGCATGGGCTGACCTCGGAGCAACTGGCGCTCTCTTGCGCCTCTCATAATGGCGCGGCGATCCATACCGAGCGTGTCAATCGCTGGCTATCTGATCTGGGCCTGAGTGATGATGACCTGCGCTGCGGTGCCCATGACCCGCAGGACAAGGCGGCGCATAAATCCTTGTTGTGTTCCGGCACCTCGCCCTGTCAGGTGCATAATAACTGTTCCGGAAAACATGCGGGCTTTCTCACGCTCAACCGGCATCTGGGCGGCTCTGCCGACTACATTGATCCCAGTCACCCGGTGCAAAGGGCCGTGCTCGAGGCGTTCGAAGAGGCCACGGGGGAAACGTCGCCCTATTTCGGCATTGATGGGTGTTCCGCCCCCAATCACGCCAGTTCGCTGCATGGCATGGCCCGCGCGATGGCGTGGTTTGCGGGCGCGTCAGACAGCGGCGATGTGGCCGAGCGCGCCGCCGTTCGGCTTTGGCAGGCCATGGTTGCGCATCCTGAACTGGTGGCGGGTGAGGGGCGGGCCTGCACCGAACTCATGCGCGCCTGTTCCGAGCCTGTGGCGCTCAAGACAGGGGCGGAGGCGTTTTTCATTGCGATTCTGCCCCGGCGCAAGCTTGGTGTCGCGCTCAAGATCGTTGATGGGGGTACGCGCGGTGCGGAATGCGCGATTGCCTCAATCCTCGTGCGTCTCGGTGTGCTCGACCCAGAGCATCCTGCGGCGCGCAAATATCGCAACGCTCCCATCGTCAATTGGCGCGGCATCGAAACGGGCATGATCCGCCCGGCGGCAGCCCTCGCCTGA